CAAATGTAATCTTCATAGCGTGCGTTGGAGTGATCTTGAAACCTTGGAGTGCTTCCTTTGCCGCCGCTGATTGCATTTCATTGGCAAACTCAACAAAAGCAATATCATGCCTGTTTGGCACAAGACGAACCTCTTTGAAGCCAGggaatctgaaaataaaaaaaaaattgtgaacatTCTGaattcaaaatgtatttaacCATCATCATTATGTTGTTAATAACATTATGTTTTGAATGTTGCTGTAATTTTCATATGATGCTggctaaaaaataaaaacttgtatTTGTCAATCCAGTAACAAAAACATGCTGGAtcagaatttaaattaaaattcttctgTTTATGTGTAGTATCATCCATACagttcaatatttaaaaaactgaattaATGAGTGAACTTATACTTACTGGTTGAAAAGCATAGACAACATCATTTCAGATGTCTCGTCTGGCAGATTTGTGAGGAAGAGGATCTGGTTAGGCGGTTGTTCAACATTGACGTTGTTCAGCAAGCTTGGCGCTCCAACACCGGGCACATGGCGACTGGCAtccatcttcttcttcttcttgctGTCCTCTGACTTTGGCATTTTAGGACGCTTTGGTCTTTCTTGGAAGGTGCCCTTGATTTTAGCAATAACATCGCTGTCAGTTTTGCAGTATTGAATcctctgaaataaaaaacaaatgttataCCATACCATAAAAAAACtgaagttaataaaaacaatattgagCGGAATATAACTATTTTGGCATAATCTTGTTTTGCATTAAGCTAGCCTAATTACCAaatttataactaaataaGTGTATTTTActcttattattaatttatacttaataacAAGTCTTTATCTTGCTTACCATTGGTTTGTCGTAAAATGGGAATCCTTGCATGCTTCTTAGGGCTACTGTAGCACTggatatttctttaaaaataacaaacgcTTGCCCACGCATTTTCAATGTTTTGAGGGCCACAATATCTAAAATTTGACCGAACTGTGAAAAAATCGCATACAGAGATTTCTTAAGTTCTTCCTTCTTAATTTTCTCATTAAGATTGTTTATGTAAATCGTGTGGTTGGGACGAATATCTAGAGCTGAAACAAAGAGTATGATATTGAggttataataaattagtgGTACAAATTAGAAATAACAAAGATGTAAagtatttctttctttctaaaatTAGTagatgttaaataaattactttaaaacttactcatgacgaaaaataaaagaggATGGATCTCAAAAAATTGTGATGTGTGAAAACTTTCACTGCGGCACTAAACTTGAAGAAATCGAAACCTTTGAAAATAGTTAAAGCCGGTGATGCAGGTatgtaatattctttttaggttttgttaagtttaaagtatttttctgCCTCGCAACCGGCGGATaggttaattaataaagagaCGAGTAATAAGCAATGAAGTCAAAAGACGCGAACGAACGACGCGACGCGAGCGGGTCTGTCAGTAGGAGTATGTATTGACATTGACGCTATAGAATTGACAGTTTACTTTTTATCAAAGTTCTGCCTTTGCTTATTGTTTCAGTTGGTTTTAGACGAGATAAGGCAATTATTaatgtcaatgttaaaaaCTGCGCGCGGTGAGCGCGGTCTTTTTTGGCCCGGTTTCTTCATTCTTCATTCATTGTCAAATTTATCAACAATgcaatttttatgaatttttgttTAGATTGACTTGTGTCTTCTCTGTTGGTGAATAAATTTTCCGTAGCgaataatattcattttaatttcattatatataatcacagCTGCAGATTGCCTTACGAATTCGATACATACACAACCGAAGTTATAATCCAAAATGCGTGATCATAGTTATGCATTTGAAACTGTGACTCCAGAAATGTGGATTGCCAACGAAGAAATGTGGCGGGAAAAGCTGCTCGGTCTTCCAAATTGGAGTGAGGTATGCCTGTTTTGCAAGAATTGAAATAaacttgtattttataataaaattaacatgttTTTCATAAACCTTTTAAGTTAATATGCCACACTTACGAGTACTTATACAAAGTTTCAACTTATATGAACAGGTACATACTTATAGGGGCTTTTTATAGATACTTTCAAACCTACtatattagtaggtatttattttcctgTTGTCCTTCAAATAACCTTCATTGGCTACATGTATTGCAGTGTAGATGACTATTTCAATTACATcaagcatacatataatgttttcaagaggaactgcaaaaataattataatatcaatttaCAGATACCTTTAATGAACTGCAATGCCTCCCACAATCTCTCAGACAATACCCTTGTCAGATTTCGGGGGATGATCCAGGATATGCACAACCCGGAGTTCTACTTTGATCAATTTGAAGTTTACAATACGGCAACTAAAGAGGTTAAGCTGAAAAGTGGAAAGTTTCGGGATACAGCTAATATTCtggtatgtacataaataaaccacAACTTTTATCATGTATAGTCCTGTGTTATTcagcatttattttcaatatccTTAAGGTTCACTTATCAAACCTTTCCAAAATTTTGTCACCATATAATGTCCATAGTTGAAATTGAGTTTGATTGACTATGATGCAGTAATACAGGTCAATTTGCATCAATAAATTTGGGCAGCTTAATATACTCTTGACTATACATAGGAATAATTATTCCtctattctataaataaatgcgATTCCTGATTCCTATTCCAGGAAAATGAGAAAGTGAACTATACGGAAAACTGCAAAGGAGCCCAAAGGCAAACTATGGTTGTGGTATCAATACCTGGTTTGAATGACTGGGCACAAAATATTGAGAACGAAAGAAATTTCTTGCCACATTTGGACTCTCAGCCAAACACATCCAGGCGTCTCAGTCAATCGAAACTAAAACGGAGTTACGATGACCACGATGTTGAGGGAGAGTGTGCGGATGTTACGGAGAATGTGAACGGTGTTAAAGAGATGAAGATCAGTGAGGATGCGATAGTGACGGGAAATGCGGTTTCTCGGGaacatttattgaattttccaCTGCCTGATGTGCCAAGCAAATCATGTATTGTAAAggtattttgatatttttttcaataatttttttttggtatcaTCTAAActctgtttaattttaatgcagCTTAATGCCAGTTTCTCGGGTCGCCTTGGTGAATAGAGATGACAGACCGACAAAGCCAACAAATGTTTTTGAAGACACTGAAATAGTCATGAAAGAATTCTTTAAGGTTTTAGTGGTTATCACAGAATAGCATTGGTCAGTTTAAACATGCCAGAGCTTGTCTTTGCTGGTAATAATCCCTTCCAGGGAttgcagatttttttaaagatagataactctttattgcaccaaaaaaGAGTTATGAGTTATTTCAGTCGGACATGCCAAAGGGATCCACTCTTCATTATTCTTATTACTTCTGATCTGATCCacactaaaatattttctattctgCTGTGATCCCTTCCCCACTGTGTGGGGTATCCTATtgaatagaatttaaaaaaaggaaaccacaaacagttaaaaaatgattaattttcaagttttcatttgtttttagatTTACAATGACCAAGAGAGCCTTAAACTCAATGAGATGATCGAAGTGGTTGGCTTCCTATCAGTGGACCCGGCTCTCTCCGGAGAATTCTCCGAGAAGAATCCATTGGAGCCCGAGATTGAGACGGAGGCTGAGACAATCACACATAACCCCCCACCAAGTTTAGTGCCGAGGTTACACGCTGTACATGTGAAGAAACTGGACCATTGCAATCCATTGGTCAAAGATAATATAGATCAAGGTAGAGAAATTGTCCATTTGAATACACATatgatcgcgttcatatctgcagtcatagttttaaaattattacgggttaaaatagcgtgcactgtggttccactagacacacacacatgcatatttaaaaagaataaatattccatcaaatgaatacggtctttaataccaatgattactaagtaaaacagtttattattctatgacatataacataacaaaacagaaagagacggtaatcaacgatggccgaactgggcccgataaattgtcgatcgagatatcgtcgtctctcattatttgcataagatttgcctatagagggaagcctgcgactgccagacttatgacatttcaataaggttgaaagtttatctgcacacgaccctaacataggtagtggttcctttgaaagttattgggtagcaattttattacttgtgtgagcaagtgagatctaagattatattagataatctcgcttgctcacactcgcttgttctagttactagcgttacttggattccgaagttattcaaggattttttttgcctattaaaaaaaaattgtgttactgacaatttttaatgtttcaaggtgccatttgaactaagtaactgactgactaactaactgatatctaaaaattacaaacacggaaatcagcaagaaatattaaacaagagggagaaaataaaacattcaataattaaaattagtaaattttattgaaacagtttacctatagttttgtttacgtATTGATGATtgtataaagctatacatacagcatattacactaattgtatcatatacttatctcctgttattaaggttacagcttaattattcgttttcataaagaaaagatattgaagctgtccttaaatactatctaagtaattagtagttttaatataaactggcagaacctttcacgcactatatggactcgatgcacagggcacaAATggtattgttggcatatcatcaatcggataaatataccgcacagttggtaacatggtttcttgcagcacttgcacataatgagcagctgtagcgcgtcctgctatctaCACCTGTTCCTAATCCtggcagcactcatccagccccacatatttacagatatgtgtcCAGGCTCCAtgtttggcacaatatttttttcttcataccgagttgcatttcttcgccataaatgaagcctaccgtgttgtgatgacataaacgaacttttcgtccgtaaatatcgcttttctctagtcaaaatccaaatactgccgagcaaattctaaacgtctttgcttatttatttcggataaatacggctttcttgctggctgtctgtggtgtagtccctctcgatgcaaactcgacgaacagtaaccactgatgtgtcgaactgttccgcaaatattgtggtcggtatgaagccattattttcgtactgatccaccatggatctccgctgtgtggcgtgtcgctgtgttgattagcggacgacggtcgctgcgcggtcgactttttacactaccctcttcttgatggcgcgttacccaacgtttcaccgcttgttgtttattgtgttatttgtgtgaatgtgtgagtgatagcagcggtgcaagctaaAAAGTTTTGCgcactatgactgcaattatgaacgcgaccgtacatatagtcacgtctttatcccctgcggggtagactgagccaaatATCCAAGAAAGACTGACAGGGCACACTCATCTGGTGattggcgtaatgatagaaacgagattcaaatattgacaggttgctagcccatcgcctaaaagatgaatcccaagtttacaaaccCATTAGTAGTCGTAGTTGGCTTTTACAACGACGACACGACGACCATGGgaatgatatggagtggtcgtattcctttttctattgatgccgggaaccacacggcacagagaGAAACACGGCAGAGTGTTTTTccctttataaataaaataaaagtaaacaacTATTCTaaatagtttttctttttcagctGCTGTATTGAGCGAGGCGAGTTGCGCAAGAGAGCATCTTCTTAAAGCTCTGACTGAATTACTACTCGGTGATAAACTGGCGGCCGAATACCTTATCTGCCATCTCATTGCGTGCATGTAAGTATTCAAAGTTCTTTATTGTGACaccgtattaaaataaaaaatattgtgtagcTACAATCAAAATGGCGACAACATTAATGAAGAATACTTTGTGTTGGACATAtgtgaattattatttacatttattagtattagtaCTCTATAAAAAAGACAGAGCCTTTAACTTTAAAGACCTGAAAAGCCAACAATAagctgaaaaaatatattaatacatacatatgtacatacatatggtcacgtcataacttgcagggtagacagagccaacagtcttgaaaaaactgaatggccacgttcagctatttggcttaatgatagaattgagattgaaatattaaaatatattaatcataATCTTTTCCAGCTACCTCCGCCAAGACACGATGGCTCTAGGCCAGTTCAGCCTTAACATATCCAATTTGCCCACGGAGAAATATCCAGACTACGCCAATCAGCTGTACAACATCATTAAACAATTTGTCACCAAAAGCTATTACTTGCCGCTCACGATTGAGAACATGAATACTATGGCACTCTTGccaatgtaagtaaattattatcatcTACATACATTAATCTCTTCCCTTTTTTTctgaggtgtaggcagagacttcatctttccaattgccatctctacatacttctttcgcttcatgaAGATTCATTAATCTCGTCATGCAAGCTTCcctgtttataaattataaacatacatacatatggtcacgtctaaatcccttgcggggtggacagatccaacagtttaaaaaaatgaatgaccacgttcagctatttggcttagtgatagaattgagattcaaatagtgacaggttgctagcccatcgcctaaaaaagaatcccaagtttgtaagcctatcccttagtcgccttttacgatatccatgggaaagagatggagtggtcctattcttttttgtattggtgccacacacaccacacagcactataaatataaattataaaacaggataatatatgtttttatttcactatCAGACTATTATAGGGggattttaagttaaaaaatcttGACCAGGTGGTCAACAGTTTATACTTCGACGCGGCGCTTTTTCACGAACGTTGAAAGGCGGCATTGATCTACTATCTATTTCAAGCTTATAAGTTTACTAGAGTATTATAAGCAGATGAAAAGATATATTGCGTTTTAAAATTCGTGAATAAGGGGACTGGAGTCTTTACTATCTCTATttcaaagtttaaataaaaatccttttaGCGTTTCAGTGTCTAACAATAATTGTTATgataatcataattattatgattgtAGCCTGAAACCAaagatacaaaataaagtgCCTGCCTCTTATTGTCAAGTGAAATACtagaaacttgggatactttaagttgatacatataatcacgtcttgcggggtagacttgagattcaaatagtgacaggttgctagcccaccgcctacaatgagaatcccaagcctatcccttagtcgccttttgcgacatcgaTTTCATGCACACCAGTTAAGGTTTTGTCGCGaaagataaacatacacaattttaatattaatacaattatatgcattataaaatttcagaaaaGACTATGAATGCAACCGTCTCACAAGCGGGGTGTTACAACTGAGTAAACACacacatttaattttagacGAGACAAAAATGCAGCAAGGCACTTTAGACGCTAGCGGTGTCAAGAACATTACCGCTTTGGGCAACATGATCAAGAATCAGAAAGTGGAATATGATTTCCGCTATTACAAAATGGATTTCGAATCGGATGTACCGGTGTTGGTTCTGTCTGAAGGGAAATCTTTGTTGCctgtaagtttaattaatcttaataaaacaGGTTTTGaaccgccttaaaaaaagtaaggtggttctcagtttgacctgtatgtatgtttgtccgcgattatccaATTAtaaaaccgattttgatgcattGTTCAGGAAAAAGTTAGCTACACTTAGGAGaagattttagaaatttaacagacttcaaaaaaggaggatatcgattggaggctctctttattcaaaacttatgttttaactatatgttttataaatacattgaTTTGAGAAATCTCCTTTAGTAACAGAACGTTATTTGctgctatttaaaaaaattatattgatataagtataatttcaCAGCCAATCTGAAGTtctctttagaatttatttgattaGCACTTCTAATGTTGAAATTTACAGAACATATAAAtcgatatataatataaataactgttGCCAGTTTTCCCTAAAAATGGAGCCTTGAATTTATTAGCTATTAACGATATTAGAAAATATACACAATATTTTACATGAGGTCTTCAACTGGTAGTTCTAACTCACCTCAaagcttgtttttttttagatttcaaCAAATGTTACACATTATATGGATCTACTTAAGacgcattcttttttttccagAGTGACTACCATGTCGCTCTAAAGCCAGAAGAGGCGTCATTGAAGATATTCGACGCAATTGTAGAAGCTGCTACGTACTATTTGAAAGAGGATATAATGAATCTCATCAGAATTTACCTGACTAGTCTTAAGTTCGTCAAGTACACTGTAAATGAGGATttaaaggtaattttttttatttattttttcttcaaccAATAGTCAAATCTGAATCGACAGACGAAGTGTTCTTCGGCGGTCGTTCGGCCTATGCACGATccgttaatataatttttcatacatacatacatacatatgatcacgtctatatcccttgcggggtagacagagccaacagtcttgaaaagactgaatggccacgttcagctatttggcttaatgatagaaccgagattcaaatagtgacaggttgctagcccatcgcctaaaagaggaatcctaagtttataagcctatcccttagtcgccttttacgacatccatgggaaagagatggagtggtcctattcttttttgtaatagtgccgggaaccacacggcattttttcATCAGGAAATTATTCGATAGGGCTTTTCATCTTTAAACAATTCGTCGAAAAAATGTTCACACAACACATTCTGTCAACACAAATGGTAAAGATTTACTGTTGGTTGAACAATTAAACCTTATGTAGTGAAACTGTTCTAAGTGTTCTAAATAAGACGTATTTTTTGTCTTGtaaaagtgccggaaaccgaTTTAAGGCATCAATTTATATAATCTATACCATTTCTTTTCACAGTTCGTAGAAGACGATTTCATAGAAATGCGGCGTAACTCCAATCCTGACAACCCAGTGAGTGCGGACGAACTTCACAAATTATTAGTACTGGCAAGACTGGTTAGCTTGTCGCGAGGGTTCGACACGTTGCACAAGGATAACTGGGACTTAGCGAGgcaaatggagaaagaaagaattgaACGATTGAATAGGAGTAGTATTTaagtttaaacaataaatcagTTTTGTTATAAATCGTCTTTAATTTAGTTAGGTGCTTGGTTTACCTATGCtacttatacaaaatacaaggACAGTTGAAATATTACCAGGCAAATAGGTCTATTTGCCTGGTAATATGGGATTGAATGATGCgacttcaaattttaaaaaaaaaccgcgTCTTTCCTCTGGTGTGACAAACTTGGAAACTTTTTGTTGAGGACCACCGGTAAACAAAATTGTGAAACTATATCCTAGGTTTACTTTTATACTAAGTAGGTTATCGTCATTATCTTTCTATTGCTCCCGGTTAGATCCTCAACTTTATAGAGAGGCTGGGGTCCGTCCATGATCACGATCTTGGATAGGGCGGTTCAGATTTCTAAGCGAAGTGTCTGCCGTCTTGACCTCCGTTATATTTATACTGCAAAAGCAACCTAAAATTACATGGATGTGCCATAGAAATTTAGgtttattttagatatttattattattagatacaTCTGAAATATCATGTAAAAAGCAAAAATCATTCAACTATCCATCCCcattattcttataaataaatcagaagCATCTATAAAAGAGTGATGTAAAATATAGATAGGATAGTAACCAATCTACTTcgcaacaacaaaataaaataaaaaaaaaacaacctacgatataaaattattagtacGGTACTAATAGTACCCCTATCCCATTTATTACAAAGGCATTGATGGCAACACAACATTTAGATCCTGATACTGAACTGAAATGTCACTGTGACGTGTCCAAAATATTTGAGGTTACTTtattgatttgaataatttttgcgAGACGAATgctagttttataaattaaaaataaagattttatgtaaatatgtcaTCTAAAAGTAAATCTTCAGATGGTGCCAATAAGAATAAGAACAAAGAATCGTTATGGAAGAAAGCATTTTCCACGAAGGCTGAATGGCCGGACAAGGTTTGCAATACccacaatatttttcaattaattctaatttactctgaaatgataatgaatgttaatgatttgtttatttcaggaGGAGTTCCTGGACGTGATTTATTGGATGAGACAAGCAATAGGCATTATATTAGGCCTATGTTGGGGGTTATTGCCACTGAAAGGGTTCTTTGGTTTGTTACTGTAAGGATTCTTTATAAAACATCTAACTTCGTTGGcaaattcctttattttattccgcTTACACTGAAAACTGATCTATTATACCCACATtatgttttttcataatattaaagcTATAAGTGATTTGTGGTCATGTGACCAACATTTTTAGTAATAACTTTCTGgattataaaaacttaagtattgtatataattttacagaAAAATTCTTTCTTCTAAAACcattatatgtttaaaaaaaggaagaagtgataatattctatattaaaaatagaaggtacatgaatattttctttttcaggttTGTGGTAGTGAATGCGGcagtgatatatttttatgtcaataCTTACCAAAAGGTGGACGAGGAAGACTTCGGTGGCATGTGGGAGATAACAAAAGAGGGATTTATGACTTCCTTTGCTGGATTTTTGGtaagaaatatttgtaattttctgTGGGTACCTCTGCTTCTCTTTAggcttttatattttgttttgttttacttacatGTTTATTTCTTCATGTGCTGTGTGTTTCCCAGcaatgccttgtggttccctgtactttaaaatatgaccatatgtatttccCACAGATGttgtataaggcgactaagggctaatTAATAGATtggattcttatttaggcgatgggctagctaacCACCTgttctgaatctcaattgcatctttaacccatacagctgaatgtggtctttcagtctttcttggctctgtctaccccataggGGATAAAGGTGTGATTATTTGTCTGTACGTGTATTATTTCTTCATTACAGCAATTGTAAATCCTGTATAATCTaagcataaataatattttttttaattttgtcaatTTCAGGTAACATGGATCATTGTGTACACAGGTCTTTACGGGAGCGATAATTTATGAGACAGAAAGTAACAACTGTAGACACAGTAAGGACAGCCAAGAGACCTAGTACAAAGGGGTGTTCTTAGGTTTTTTGAGAAAAATGGGTATAACATGGCAAATCCTACTTTTAATAACTAAATGGTGAAATTATTGAACCAACACTTTGTTTACTTTCAATGTTCTTAAAATTGACAAAGCAATCAATTGCTCTCAGTGAATTCTGCAAGTGTTCTGAGTTCAATGCAATATGGGTAATTCATGATTAAGTAAAATTCTCTAACTGAATAATATGTATCTAGgtcatgttttaataaaaattttcatttttattttgtaaaatattaaataccacaccacacaatatattttaatatacatatcaaattataatttctatgGTTTATAACAGCAAATtctatggtttttttttttattattattatttaaatgtttatgcaTGTGTGGGATATGCCATGTTCTACAAGAACTCAAGGGTAGAGTAAAGACTGGTGTGTGGTAATCGTTTCAAGATTTAATTTCAGTACATAAATACGTTATATTCAATGGAATTCCAACCAAAAAATGTGTTTGATGATGCAATAAGTAAATGTGGCAACAAGAATGCGATGTTGGTTTGATAAaatgttagttttatttaagttgTATGTATAGgaatgtttaaattaactCTTTACCTCAGCTATATATGGATTGAAATGTAATGAACTTAATAAACACAGTTAAAATGCCATTGTTGGTACTTTATCAACAGGTCGcttatattaatgaatttaaGAATGAAATGTGAATGTATGTGATTCTTATTTGTATCATATTTGCACAATCAATCTTCGCTTATGAAATGTAAACAGTTtttactataataaataattgaaattgataGTCGCAGACCTTAGGATGTAGTTACTTTTAACCACgtcaaagaaattttaaacatgTATTTCAGTTTTGTTAGAACCATAATTATTTGCTTTTTCATACGAatttgtacaaatattttaaagaagttTATTGCAATAGATAcaataatttagttttgttaaatgcttaattttttattattaggatataaatttgggatttgaTCAGCTGTTACTTAACACAcccttaaaatatttgtactcaATAGACCTTGTTTATGATCATAAACTATAAAGTATAAACCTATTTGCTGTAAGCATTATGAAAGTATTATTTAAGAATGAAATGTTAATTGTTAAGTTTTATGGAATGCGTTTAATACTCCGGCGTTGAATAATTGAATCAATATGTAatggaatgttttatttatataccgCTATAACTAAAGGTGCAACCACAGGAGCGttcaatttatgaaaatataattaaaaaagacaatagtatttattgcataaattGCACTAACcatttattttgctttcaGTATAAAAGCCTTTTTCACACAGGATTTGTTCCAAAAACCGTACGTTGTGTGATCATacctttagtttttatttataatgttatttgttGCATGAAATAGCCTCAAGTGGAACCTTGAACAAAGATAtggaataaaagtttttatgatttaacttttttttgtttttttatctcaCCATGTTTCTAAACACATCTGTAAGGTTATTCCCGTTCGTCCCACCAAGCTTCGCCCCCCAGTGGGACGAACgggaatttaataaaatatttaatttttattctcgTTCGTCCCACCATCATTCTTGGTTCGTACGAACGGGAAGGATATACGATTCCCGTTCGTCCCACTAATACGGAAATTTGGTCGTATTTGAAagataattattgtttatttaaaaatgcaagTTTGGtgctttattatatatattatatttaatgtattgaCTGAA
The window above is part of the Amyelois transitella isolate CPQ chromosome 11, ilAmyTran1.1, whole genome shotgun sequence genome. Proteins encoded here:
- the LOC106136692 gene encoding mini-chromosome maintenance complex-binding protein, whose protein sequence is MRDHSYAFETVTPEMWIANEEMWREKLLGLPNWSEIPLMNCNASHNLSDNTLVRFRGMIQDMHNPEFYFDQFEVYNTATKEVKLKSGKFRDTANILENEKVNYTENCKGAQRQTMVVVSIPGLNDWAQNIENERNFLPHLDSQPNTSRRLSQSKLKRSYDDHDVEGECADVTENVNGVKEMKISEDAIVTGNAVSREHLLNFPLPDVPSKSCIVKIYNDQESLKLNEMIEVVGFLSVDPALSGEFSEKNPLEPEIETEAETITHNPPPSLVPRLHAVHVKKLDHCNPLVKDNIDQAAVLSEASCAREHLLKALTELLLGDKLAAEYLICHLIACIYLRQDTMALGQFSLNISNLPTEKYPDYANQLYNIIKQFVTKSYYLPLTIENMNTMALLPIKDYECNRLTSGVLQLSKHTHLILDETKMQQGTLDASGVKNITALGNMIKNQKVEYDFRYYKMDFESDVPVLVLSEGKSLLPSDYHVALKPEEASLKIFDAIVEAATYYLKEDIMNLIRIYLTSLKFVKYTVNEDLKFVEDDFIEMRRNSNPDNPVSADELHKLLVLARLVSLSRGFDTLHKDNWDLARQMEKERIERLNRSSI
- the LOC106136690 gene encoding GEL complex subunit OPTI yields the protein MSSKSKSSDGANKNKNKESLWKKAFSTKAEWPDKEEFLDVIYWMRQAIGIILGLCWGLLPLKGFFGLLLFVVVNAAVIYFYVNTYQKVDEEDFGGMWEITKEGFMTSFAGFLVTWIIVYTGLYGSDNL
- the LOC106136693 gene encoding U1 small nuclear ribonucleoprotein A; its protein translation is MTLDIRPNHTIYINNLNEKIKKEELKKSLYAIFSQFGQILDIVALKTLKMRGQAFVIFKEISSATVALRSMQGFPFYDKPMRIQYCKTDSDVIAKIKGTFQERPKRPKMPKSEDSKKKKKMDASRHVPGVGAPSLLNNVNVEQPPNQILFLTNLPDETSEMMLSMLFNQFPGFKEVRLVPNRHDIAFVEFANEMQSAAAKEALQGFKITPTHAMKITFAKK